A stretch of Heterodontus francisci isolate sHetFra1 unplaced genomic scaffold, sHetFra1.hap1 HAP1_SCAFFOLD_57, whole genome shotgun sequence DNA encodes these proteins:
- the LOC137366313 gene encoding G-protein coupled receptor 39-like → MGYPVIFQIEDIYYPTLAAIGVPGKPISHLIMVSKSYIKINLVAIVILSRGKCGLSKCISVYLVGMTVSDLLVVITYPILYWIVPIYFPYSFLNLTPVCSLIVVLFSAATVVSVWLTVTFTFDRFVAICCEKQKTKYCSEKTAAVVVGTVSVLGCLESLPWYFTLEQEYIIDNVPMSCVGKLSFFTSPAWVAFELINRILTPCVPVFLVLLLNVLIVRRILFSSKVRRGFRHHSNTENHKDPEMENRRKSIILLFSISGSFTLLWVTRIVFIIYVRIAEIHDYSSYTDPLFITDHTSRMLQLLSSCTNTCIYTVTQTKFRQELKKAVKYPFNLIVKLFSRWRTLVPSQ, encoded by the exons atgggatatccagtaatatttcagatagaagacatttactatcctacacttgcagcaattggagttcctggtaaaccAATATCTCATCtgataatggt GAGTAAATCGTATATCAAAA ttaacttagtggcgattgtgatcctgtcccgaggaaagtgcggtctctccaaatgtatcagcgtctacctggtgggaatgacagtgtctgatCTACTGGTCGTTATCACTTATCCTATATTGTACTGGattgttccaatttatttcccatattcattcctgaaccttACTCCCGTGTGTTCTCTGATTGTCGtcctgttttctgcagccacagttgtttctgtctggctcacagtcactttcacctttgatcgatttgtggccatttgttgtgagaagcagaaaacaaaatattgcagcgagaaaacggcggctgtggttgtaggaacagtgagtgtgctgggctgtttagagtctctcccctggtactttactctGGAACAagagtacattattgataatgttcccatgagtTGTGTtggtaaactgagcttctttacgtcCCCCGCGTGGGTGGCATTTGAATTGattaaccgcattttaaccccttgtgtcccggtctttctggttTTGCTGCTTAATGTTCTgattgtcagacggattttattctccagcaaAGTCCGCAGAGGTTTCCGGCACCACAGCAatacagagaatcacaaggacccagagatggagaatcgcaggaaatcaataattttactcttcagtatatccggcagttttacactgttatgggtgacccggattgtgtttatcatttatgtgCGAATTGCAGAAATTCacgattattcctcctacactgaccctctctttatcacagatcacacatcaaggatgctgcagctcctcagttcctgcaccaacacatgtatttacactgtgacccagactaaattcagacaggagctgaagaaggcggtgaaataccctttcaatctcattgttaaatta ttttcacggtggaggacactagtaccatctcaatag